One genomic segment of Sanyastnella coralliicola includes these proteins:
- a CDS encoding deoxynucleoside kinase, with protein sequence MHLAIAGNIGSGKTTLTTLLAKHYKYQPHFENVDDNPYLNDFYKDMQRWSFNLQVFFLNSRFSQVVELKKSGKSIIQDRTIYEDAYIFAPNLHAMGLMTTRDFENYLALFELMQEFLTPPDLMIYLQASVPTLVANIQKRGREYEEAIRLDYLTRLNERYEAWISTYSKGKLLVIDIDDNRFHEDSEDLGKIIRSIDGELHGLFDE encoded by the coding sequence ATGCACCTAGCTATCGCCGGAAACATTGGTTCTGGAAAAACGACACTTACGACGCTACTAGCAAAACATTATAAGTACCAACCTCACTTTGAGAACGTTGATGATAACCCTTATCTCAATGATTTCTACAAAGACATGCAGCGTTGGTCGTTCAATCTTCAAGTATTCTTCTTGAACTCACGATTCAGCCAGGTGGTTGAATTAAAGAAGTCAGGTAAGAGCATCATTCAAGACCGCACGATCTATGAAGATGCGTACATCTTCGCGCCGAACCTCCACGCCATGGGGTTGATGACTACACGCGATTTTGAGAACTACTTGGCGTTGTTCGAGCTGATGCAGGAATTCTTGACTCCACCAGATTTGATGATCTACTTGCAAGCGAGTGTTCCAACATTGGTGGCCAATATTCAGAAACGTGGTCGTGAGTATGAAGAGGCGATTCGTCTTGATTATCTCACGCGTTTGAATGAGCGTTACGAGGCTTGGATTAGTACCTATTCTAAAGGCAAGCTTTTAGTAATTGATATTGATGATAACCGATTCCACGAAGACTCTGAAGATTTAGGGAAGATTATCCGCTCTATTGATGGAGAGCTTCACGGACTTTTTGATGAGTAA
- a CDS encoding GH3 auxin-responsive promoter family protein, with translation MKKRMHQIELFTKYPIEVQQEWFERLLEEGRDTAFGKDHDFDQVKTVDDFRKAVPIRNYDELRPYIDRVRDGEDAVLWPSKVKWFAKSSGTTSDKSKYIPVTKEALEACHYKGGKDLLAMYVNSQPNSRVYAGKTLVMGGSSKVHPLSEDCYTGDLSAIIIKNLPGWVELKRVPNKEIALMDDWEKKIEAMAQSTMDEDVSMIVGVPSWTLVLLKRIMEIKGASNILEVWPNLELFMHGGVSFKPYAKQFEEIIPNPGMNYFESYNASEGFFGIQDRNRADDMLLMLDYGIFYEFLPMEEVGKDDPQTVLLQDVEVDKNYALVISTNAGLWRYLVGDTVRFTSTDPHRIQVTGRTKLFINAFGEELIIDNAEEAVSRACRATGAVVREYMAAPVFMTNEETGAHEWFFEFEVEPRKLEHFVEHLDTALKEVNTDYAAKRSFDLTLRKPQVRRIPDGTFYAWLKSKGKIGGQHKVPRLNNDRKFIEEVERLAGEFSEFEV, from the coding sequence ATGAAGAAAAGGATGCACCAGATCGAGCTTTTCACAAAGTATCCGATTGAGGTGCAGCAGGAGTGGTTTGAGCGTTTGCTTGAAGAGGGTAGAGATACCGCCTTCGGTAAAGACCACGATTTCGATCAAGTGAAAACTGTGGATGATTTCAGAAAGGCCGTTCCCATTCGGAACTACGATGAACTCAGGCCTTATATTGATCGTGTGCGCGATGGTGAAGATGCGGTGCTTTGGCCTTCAAAAGTCAAGTGGTTTGCCAAGTCTTCAGGAACCACCAGTGATAAGAGTAAGTACATTCCTGTGACGAAAGAGGCCTTGGAAGCCTGTCACTACAAAGGTGGTAAAGACCTGTTGGCAATGTATGTCAATAGCCAACCAAACTCTCGAGTATATGCAGGGAAGACCCTGGTTATGGGCGGGAGTAGCAAAGTGCATCCACTTAGTGAAGACTGCTACACAGGTGACCTCTCAGCAATCATTATTAAAAATCTTCCAGGATGGGTAGAGCTCAAGCGTGTGCCGAACAAGGAAATCGCGCTGATGGATGATTGGGAGAAGAAGATTGAGGCCATGGCCCAATCCACGATGGATGAAGACGTGAGTATGATCGTTGGTGTACCGTCATGGACATTGGTCTTGCTCAAACGAATTATGGAAATCAAAGGCGCTTCGAACATACTTGAGGTATGGCCGAATCTTGAGCTCTTTATGCATGGTGGCGTGAGTTTCAAGCCCTATGCGAAACAGTTCGAAGAAATCATTCCAAATCCTGGGATGAACTACTTTGAATCATATAATGCCTCTGAAGGATTCTTTGGGATTCAAGATCGCAATCGTGCAGATGACATGCTCTTGATGCTTGACTATGGAATCTTCTACGAGTTCTTGCCGATGGAAGAGGTTGGCAAAGACGATCCTCAAACAGTGTTGTTGCAGGATGTCGAAGTAGATAAGAATTACGCTTTGGTAATTTCTACCAATGCGGGGTTGTGGCGCTACTTGGTCGGAGATACCGTTCGATTTACGTCAACGGATCCTCATCGAATTCAAGTGACGGGAAGAACGAAGCTCTTCATTAATGCGTTTGGTGAGGAGTTAATCATTGACAATGCAGAGGAAGCGGTAAGCAGAGCTTGTAGAGCAACTGGTGCTGTTGTGCGTGAGTATATGGCGGCTCCTGTGTTTATGACCAATGAAGAAACAGGGGCTCATGAATGGTTCTTTGAGTTTGAAGTAGAGCCTCGCAAGCTTGAGCACTTTGTTGAGCACCTTGATACTGCGTTGAAAGAAGTCAACACTGATTATGCTGCCAAGCGTTCATTTGATCTTACCCTGCGGAAACCTCAAGTACGAAGAATACCTGATGGCACGTTCTATGCATGGTTAAAGTCAAAAGGGAAGATCGGTGGGCAGCATAAAGTACCACGCTTGAACAATGACCGCAAGTTCATTGAAGAGGTGGAACGACTCGCCGGAGAATTCTCTGAATTCGAGGTGTAA